The following proteins are encoded in a genomic region of Mycolicibacterium rutilum:
- a CDS encoding L,D-transpeptidase, protein MRGVVRCVLAAVVIATSVVAGPAEESAAAAVSSLRTGIASIAPAQGEVVGVAHPIIVTFGVPVPDRGLAERSLDITSLPAMSGRYEWLDNQTVQWVPDRFWPAHSTIALSVGGVKTNIATGPAVVGVANITDHTFTVTIDGVDAGPPPILPAPHHRPHFGKPGVFPASMGRPEYPTPVGTYSVLAKERDVLMDSSSVGIPVSADDGYLMDVEWAVRITNRGIFVHSAPWAVNALGHENVSHGCISLSPEDAEWYFNTVKVGDPVIVQENSVEIPRPREEPVNPEVPRVISR, encoded by the coding sequence TTGCGTGGGGTTGTTCGGTGTGTACTTGCCGCGGTGGTCATTGCCACCAGCGTGGTGGCCGGGCCGGCTGAGGAGAGCGCGGCGGCGGCCGTCTCGTCGCTGCGCACCGGCATCGCATCCATCGCTCCGGCTCAAGGCGAGGTTGTCGGTGTCGCGCACCCGATCATCGTGACGTTTGGGGTCCCCGTCCCGGATCGGGGACTGGCGGAGCGGTCCCTCGACATCACATCGCTGCCCGCGATGAGCGGCCGCTACGAGTGGCTCGATAATCAGACCGTGCAGTGGGTGCCGGATCGATTCTGGCCCGCGCACAGCACAATTGCGCTGTCGGTGGGTGGTGTGAAGACCAATATCGCGACGGGTCCCGCGGTGGTCGGGGTGGCCAACATCACCGATCACACGTTCACCGTCACCATCGACGGCGTCGACGCCGGCCCGCCCCCGATCCTGCCCGCACCGCACCACCGCCCACACTTCGGCAAGCCCGGTGTGTTCCCGGCGTCGATGGGCAGACCGGAATACCCGACACCGGTGGGCACCTACAGCGTGCTGGCCAAAGAGCGTGACGTGCTGATGGATTCGAGCAGCGTCGGCATCCCGGTCAGCGCCGACGACGGCTACCTGATGGACGTGGAGTGGGCCGTCCGGATCACCAATCGCGGCATCTTCGTGCACTCGGCGCCCTGGGCCGTCAACGCGCTCGGGCACGAGAACGTCAGCCACGGCTGCATCTCGTTGAGTCCCGAGGACGCCGAATGGTATTTCAACACAGTCAAAGTCGGCGACCCGGTGATTGTGCAGGAGAACAGTGTCGAGATCCCGCGGCCACGGGAGGAACCCGTCAATCCGGAGGTGCCGCGGGTGATCTCGCGGTGA